A part of Podospora pseudoanserina strain CBS 124.78 mitochondrion, complete sequence, whole genome shotgun sequence genomic DNA contains:
- the atp8 gene encoding ATP synthase F0 subunit 8: MPQLVPFYFVNEITFTFIILAITVYILSKYILPRFVRLFLSRTFISKLLG, from the coding sequence ATGCCTCAATTAGTCCCATTTTATTTTGTTAATGAAATAACATTTACTTTTATTATACTTGCTATAACTGTGTATATTTTATCTAAGTACATTTTACCTAGATTTGTTCGTTTATTCTTATCTCGTACTTTTATATCTAAACTTTTAGGATAA
- the nad1 gene encoding NADH dehydrogenase subunit 1 — protein sequence MYYSIIISLIEVVLVLVPALLGIAYVTIAERKTMASMQRRLGPNFVGYYGLLQAFADALKLLLKEYVAPTQANIILFFLGPVITLIFSLLGYAVIPYGPGLAINDFSLGIYYILAVSSLATYGILLAGWSANSKYAFLGSLRSTAQLISYELVLSSAILLVIMLTGSLNLSVNIESQRAIWNIFPLLPVFIIFFIGSVAETNRAPFDLAEAESELVSGFMTEHAAVVFVFFFLAEYGSIVLMCILTSILFLGGYLSINSLDVFNFFYSILFNIGFIDLNFFNIFYYFYKEIFVNNSIIEGLIYGLTIGLKSSILIFLFIWVRASFPRIRFDQLMAFCWTVLLPLLFALIVLLPCILYSYNILPVNVL from the exons ATGTATTATTCTATCATTATTTCATTAATTGAGGTTGTATTGGTATTAGTTCCTGCCCTTTTAGGTATAGCTTATGTTACAATTGCGGAAAGAAAAACTATGGCAAGTATGCAAAGAAGATTAGGTCCTAATTTCGTAGGT TATTATGGACTACTTCAAGCCTTTGCCGATGCTTTAAAACTATTATTAAAAGAATATGTAGCACCAACACAAGCTAACATAATCTTATTCTTTTTAGGTCCTGTTATTACATTAATTTTTTCTCTTTTAGGTTATGCAGTAATACCT TATGGACCTGGTCTAGCTATTAATGATTTTAGCTTAGGTATTTATTATATCTTAGCTGTATCTTCATTAGCCACGTACGGTATACTATTGGCTGGAT GAAGTGCTAATAGTAAATATGCTTTTTTAGGATCCTTAAGAAGTACAGCTCAATTGATTAGTTATGAATTAGTTTTAAGTTCTGCTATACTTTTAGTAATTATGCTAACTGGAAGTTTAAATCTTAGTGTTAATATAGAATCTCAAAGAGCTATTTGGAATATATTTCCATTATTGCCTGTATTTATTATATTTTTTATAGGTTCTGTTGCTGAAACAAACAGAGCCCCCTTCGATCTCGCTGAGGCT GAATCAGAACTTGTTAGTGGATTTATGACAGAACATGCTGCAGTAGTTTTTGTATTCTTTTTCTTAGCTGAATACGGAAGTATTGTTTTAATGTGTATACTTACAAGTATTTTATTTTTAGGGGGTTATTTGTCAATAAATAGTTTAGATGTCTTTAATTTTTTTTATTCTATCCTTTTTAATATAGGATTTATTGATCTTAATTTTTTTAATATATTTTATTATTTCTATAAAGAAATTTTTGTTAATAATTCTATTATAGAAGGATTAATATATGGATTAACTATAGGATTAAAAAGTTCTATTTTAATATTTCTTTTTATATGAGTAAGAGCTTCTTTTCCTAGAATACGTTTCGATCAATTAATGGCTTTTTGTTGAACGGTTTTATTACCTTTATTATTTGCTTTAATTGTTTTACTTCCTTGTATATTATATAGTTATAATATTTTACCTGTTAATGTTTTATAG